A single Cyprinus carpio isolate SPL01 chromosome A6, ASM1834038v1, whole genome shotgun sequence DNA region contains:
- the LOC109073607 gene encoding actin-binding Rho-activating protein-like, producing MSTAAIQQNRPFSRAVRKIRVASTVNSLAKSWQSWANKHTDKQDMIPSGWMPDTILEDTKEKLKEKNEMKLLVTPRVVSVNGEDGADDQIKTVTVTKAITPKCNEYGKDLVNIIKEKINTNQLTSEDTKNFLGNESPTRRRYCGGKAGTLAKVLGSGSSSSDAEDSGLGEEASLSDNSDQNESKPKKHANRQKIKITTTNDLRSKWQRFAEDHIEGQKLNPFSEEFDYEHAMAIRLQKGDAGYGQPKEGSKTAQRADRAQKHIHREMEEMCFIIRSMGQRDKEGHIYVTFGRLFDRYVKISDKVVGILLRCRKHKMVDFEGEMLWKGQDDDIIITLLE from the exons ATGAGTACAGCTGCCATCCAGCAAAACCGGCCTTTTAGCAGAGCCGTCAGAAAGATCAGGGTGGCTTCGACGGTGAACAGCCTCGCCAAAAGCTGGCAAAGCTGGGCAAACAAACACACCGACAAGCAAGACATGATCCCGAGCGGATGGATGCCCGACACCATCCTTGAGGACACAAAAGAAAAGCTTAAGGAGAAGAATGAGATGAAACTCTTGGTTACTCCTCGTGTGGTTTCGGTGAATGGTGAAGATGGTGCGGACGACCAGATCAAGACGGTGACTGTGACTAAAGCCATCACACCAAAATGTAACGAATACGGAAAAGACCTAGTGAACAtcatcaaggagaagatcaacaccAATCAGCTAACATCAGAGGATACCAAAAACTTTCTTGGCAATGAATCTCCCACCAGGAGACGCTATTGTGGAGGGAAAGCTGGAACTTTGGCGAAGGTGCTGGGATCCGGAAGTAGCAGTTCAGATGCTGAGGACAGTGGTCTTGGGGAGGAAGCATCTCTGAGCGACAACAGCGATCAGAATGAGAGTAAACCAAAGAAACATGCCAACAGACAAAAG ATTAAAATAACCACGACGAATGACTTGAGGAGCAAGTGGCAGCGGTTCGCTGAAGACCACATTGAAGGCCAGAAGCTCAACCCTTTCAGTGAAGAGTTTGACTATGAACATGCCATGGCTATTCGACTCCAAAAGGGCGACGCGGGATACGGACAGCCCAAAGAGGGATCCAAAACAGCCCAACGCGCCGATCGGGCTCAAAAACATATCCACCGTGAGATGGAGGAGATGTGTTTTATCATACGCAGCATGGGCCAGCGGGATAAAGAGGGACATATCTATGTCACCTTCGGCCGCCTGTTTGACCGCTACGTTAAGATCTCTGATAAAGTTGTGGGAATTTTGTTGCGCTGTCGCAAACACAAGATGGTGGACTTTGAGGGCGAGATGCTCTGGAAGGGCCAGGATGATGACATTATAATCACATTACTAGAATAA